Proteins encoded within one genomic window of Ctenopharyngodon idella isolate HZGC_01 chromosome 6, HZGC01, whole genome shotgun sequence:
- the stau1 gene encoding double-stranded RNA-binding protein Staufen homolog 1 isoform X1 encodes MSQLQFQAPANPAPSAAPLQLAPPQPGFSIPCATAPLPSESASHPLRNSALPSASATPFCNPTVSNMANPKEKTPMCLVNELARYNKIQPEYKLLSEQGPAHSKIFSVRLTLGDQHWDAEGTSIKKAQHSAASCALAETTLPKPSHRSPRHPGKNPGGIYKGSEYNVTHTVELNALCMKLGKKPIYKPIDAYHGMRPAFNYNIRTPGPYTRSMQHYYYPFPPVGPVLYHMELSIGGQQFHGKGRTRQAAKHDAAAKAIKYLQKEPIMQQLAEMKEEPVQENLNKSEISQVFEIALKRNLPVNFEVLKETGPPHMKSFVVRVTVGEFSGEGEGKSKKIAKKLAAIAVLEELRRLPQLPVTDKIPLRIKKKSKSIIKLQTSPEYGQGMNPISRLAQIQQAKKEKEPEYTLVTERGLPRRREFVMQVSVAGQNAEGMGPSKKVAKRNAAEKMLELLGFKVPQPQPPKPALKTDEKAPAKKPGDGRKVTFFEPGSVEKAGLAVNKEEDFRLPFLSHQQLPAGILPMVPEVAQAVGANQGPHAKDYGRTAAPNPAKATVTAMIANELLYAGTSPTAEGILKTKNSLAHRPHGPLTRPSEQLSYLATVQGLQVEYKDFPKNNKNEFVSLINCSSQPPLISHGIGKDVESCHDMAALNILKLLSELDQQSNERTANGPMSGCNKQDLEGDALLKPANSSTIGKTLDGTV; translated from the exons atgtcACAGCTTCAGTTCCAGGCACCTGCCAACCCTGCACCCAGTGCCGCCCCTTTACAGCTGGCCCCGCCCCAACCCGGGTTCAGCATTCCCTGTGCCACTGCTCCCTTACCCTCAGAGAGTGCCAGTCACCCATTACGAAACTCCGCCCTGCCTTCTGCCTCTGCCACGCCCTTCTGCAACCCCACAG taTCTAACATGGCAAACCCTAAAGAGAAGACCCCAATGTGTCTGGTTAATGAGTTAGCCCGTTACAATAAGATCCAACCTGAATACAAGCTACTCAGTGAACAAGGACCAGCCCACTCCAAG ATTTTCTCAGTGCGGTTAACTCTGGGGGATCAGCACTGGGATGCAGAGGGGACCAGTATCAAAAAAGCCCAGCACTCAGCAGCATCATGTGCCCTTGCCGAAACTACTCTCCCCAAACCCAGTCACAGAAGTCCCCGCCACCCTGGCAAGAACCCAGGTGGGATCTACAAGGGCTCAGAGT ATAACGTAACCCACACTGTGGAGCTTAATGCACTTTGTATGAAGTTGGGCAAGAAGCCCATCTATAAGCCTATAGATGCCTACCATGGGATGAGACCAGCATTCAACTACAACATCAGAACACCAGGCCCTTACACGCGCTCCATGCAACA TTATTACTACCCATTTCCTCCTGTGGGGCCAGTACTGTATCACATGGAGTTGTCTATCGGTGGACAACAGTTCCACGGCAAGGGCCGCACGCGTCAAGCAGCCAAACACGATGCTGCGGCCAAAGCTATCAAATATCTGCAGAAAGAGCCAATAATGCAGCAACTGGCTGAA ATGAAAGAAGAGCCAGTACAAGAAAACCTTAACAAGTCTGAGATCAGCCAAGTGTTCGAGATTGCACTGAAGCGCAACTTGCCTGTGAATTTCGAG GTGCTAAAAGAGACTGGGCCTCCTCACATGAAGAGCTTCGTGGTGAGGGTAACAGTGGGCGAGTTTTCAGGGGAGGGGGAGGGCAAAAGCAAGAAGATCGCCAAGAAGCTAGCTGCCATCGCTGTGCTGGAGGAGCTCCGCAGACTGCCTCAACTACCTGTTACAGACAAGATACCACTAcgcattaaaaagaaaagcaagtCCATTATTAAG CTGCAGACCAGTCCAGAGTATGGTCAGGGCATGAACCCCATCAGCAGACTGGCTCAAATCCAGCAGgctaagaaagaaaaagagccTGAGTACACCTTAGTTACGGAGAGAGGTCTGCCTCGACGCAGGGAGTTTGTCATGCAG GTGTCAGTTGCAGGTCAGAATGCAGAGGGAATGGGTCCTAGTAAAAAAGTGGCCAAGCGAAATGCAGCCGAGAAGATGCTGGAGCTTCTGGGCTTCAAAGTGCCTCAGCCACAACCACCCAAACCGGCATTGAAAACAGATGAGAAA GCACCTGCTAAGAAACCTGGAGATGGACGAAAAGTGACCTTCTTTGAACCGGGATCTGTGGAAAAGGCCGGTCTTG CAGTCAATAAGGAGGAGGATTTCCGACTTCCCTTTCTCAGCCATCAGCAGCTTCCTGCTGGCATTTTACCCATGGTGCCTGAGGTGGCACAGGCGGTGGGTGCCAACCAGGGACCCCATGCAAAAGACTATGGTCGCACAGCTGCCCCCAACCCAGCCAAGGCCACAGTAACGGCCATGATTGCCAATGAGCTGCTGTACGCTGGCACGTCCCCGACTGCGGAGGGTATACTAAAGACCAAAAACAGCTTGGCACACAGACCCCATGGACCCCTTACCAGACCATCCGAACAGCTCAGCTACCTGGCCACTGTACAGGGATTACAG gTTGAATATAAAGACTTTCCCAAAAATAACAAGAATGAGTTTGTGTCTCTGATCAACTGCTcctctcagccccctctcatcAGCCATGGCATTGGCAAGGATGTGGAGTCCTGCCATGACATG
- the stau1 gene encoding double-stranded RNA-binding protein Staufen homolog 1 isoform X2 gives MSQLQFQAPANPAPSAAPLQLAPPQPGFSIPCATAPLPSESASHPLRNSALPSASATPFCNPTVSNMANPKEKTPMCLVNELARYNKIQPEYKLLSEQGPAHSKIFSVRLTLGDQHWDAEGTSIKKAQHSAASCALAETTLPKPSHRSPRHPGKNPGGIYKGSEYNVTHTVELNALCMKLGKKPIYKPIDAYHGMRPAFNYNIRTPGPYTRSMQHYYYPFPPVGPVLYHMELSIGGQQFHGKGRTRQAAKHDAAAKAIKYLQKEPIMQQLAEMKEEPVQENLNKSEISQVFEIALKRNLPVNFEVLKETGPPHMKSFVVRVTVGEFSGEGEGKSKKIAKKLAAIAVLEELRRLPQLPVTDKIPLRIKKKSKSIIKLQTSPEYGQGMNPISRLAQIQQAKKEKEPEYTLVTERGLPRRREFVMQVSVAGQNAEGMGPSKKVAKRNAAEKMLELLGFKVPQPQPPKPALKTDEKAPAKKPGDGRKVTFFEPGSVEKAGLVNKEEDFRLPFLSHQQLPAGILPMVPEVAQAVGANQGPHAKDYGRTAAPNPAKATVTAMIANELLYAGTSPTAEGILKTKNSLAHRPHGPLTRPSEQLSYLATVQGLQVEYKDFPKNNKNEFVSLINCSSQPPLISHGIGKDVESCHDMAALNILKLLSELDQQSNERTANGPMSGCNKQDLEGDALLKPANSSTIGKTLDGTV, from the exons atgtcACAGCTTCAGTTCCAGGCACCTGCCAACCCTGCACCCAGTGCCGCCCCTTTACAGCTGGCCCCGCCCCAACCCGGGTTCAGCATTCCCTGTGCCACTGCTCCCTTACCCTCAGAGAGTGCCAGTCACCCATTACGAAACTCCGCCCTGCCTTCTGCCTCTGCCACGCCCTTCTGCAACCCCACAG taTCTAACATGGCAAACCCTAAAGAGAAGACCCCAATGTGTCTGGTTAATGAGTTAGCCCGTTACAATAAGATCCAACCTGAATACAAGCTACTCAGTGAACAAGGACCAGCCCACTCCAAG ATTTTCTCAGTGCGGTTAACTCTGGGGGATCAGCACTGGGATGCAGAGGGGACCAGTATCAAAAAAGCCCAGCACTCAGCAGCATCATGTGCCCTTGCCGAAACTACTCTCCCCAAACCCAGTCACAGAAGTCCCCGCCACCCTGGCAAGAACCCAGGTGGGATCTACAAGGGCTCAGAGT ATAACGTAACCCACACTGTGGAGCTTAATGCACTTTGTATGAAGTTGGGCAAGAAGCCCATCTATAAGCCTATAGATGCCTACCATGGGATGAGACCAGCATTCAACTACAACATCAGAACACCAGGCCCTTACACGCGCTCCATGCAACA TTATTACTACCCATTTCCTCCTGTGGGGCCAGTACTGTATCACATGGAGTTGTCTATCGGTGGACAACAGTTCCACGGCAAGGGCCGCACGCGTCAAGCAGCCAAACACGATGCTGCGGCCAAAGCTATCAAATATCTGCAGAAAGAGCCAATAATGCAGCAACTGGCTGAA ATGAAAGAAGAGCCAGTACAAGAAAACCTTAACAAGTCTGAGATCAGCCAAGTGTTCGAGATTGCACTGAAGCGCAACTTGCCTGTGAATTTCGAG GTGCTAAAAGAGACTGGGCCTCCTCACATGAAGAGCTTCGTGGTGAGGGTAACAGTGGGCGAGTTTTCAGGGGAGGGGGAGGGCAAAAGCAAGAAGATCGCCAAGAAGCTAGCTGCCATCGCTGTGCTGGAGGAGCTCCGCAGACTGCCTCAACTACCTGTTACAGACAAGATACCACTAcgcattaaaaagaaaagcaagtCCATTATTAAG CTGCAGACCAGTCCAGAGTATGGTCAGGGCATGAACCCCATCAGCAGACTGGCTCAAATCCAGCAGgctaagaaagaaaaagagccTGAGTACACCTTAGTTACGGAGAGAGGTCTGCCTCGACGCAGGGAGTTTGTCATGCAG GTGTCAGTTGCAGGTCAGAATGCAGAGGGAATGGGTCCTAGTAAAAAAGTGGCCAAGCGAAATGCAGCCGAGAAGATGCTGGAGCTTCTGGGCTTCAAAGTGCCTCAGCCACAACCACCCAAACCGGCATTGAAAACAGATGAGAAA GCACCTGCTAAGAAACCTGGAGATGGACGAAAAGTGACCTTCTTTGAACCGGGATCTGTGGAAAAGGCCGGTCTTG TCAATAAGGAGGAGGATTTCCGACTTCCCTTTCTCAGCCATCAGCAGCTTCCTGCTGGCATTTTACCCATGGTGCCTGAGGTGGCACAGGCGGTGGGTGCCAACCAGGGACCCCATGCAAAAGACTATGGTCGCACAGCTGCCCCCAACCCAGCCAAGGCCACAGTAACGGCCATGATTGCCAATGAGCTGCTGTACGCTGGCACGTCCCCGACTGCGGAGGGTATACTAAAGACCAAAAACAGCTTGGCACACAGACCCCATGGACCCCTTACCAGACCATCCGAACAGCTCAGCTACCTGGCCACTGTACAGGGATTACAG gTTGAATATAAAGACTTTCCCAAAAATAACAAGAATGAGTTTGTGTCTCTGATCAACTGCTcctctcagccccctctcatcAGCCATGGCATTGGCAAGGATGTGGAGTCCTGCCATGACATG
- the stau1 gene encoding double-stranded RNA-binding protein Staufen homolog 1 isoform X3: protein MSQLQFQAPANPAPSAAPLQLAPPQPGFSIPCATAPLPSESASHPLRNSALPSASATPFCNPTVSNMANPKEKTPMCLVNELARYNKIQPEYKLLSEQGPAHSKIFSVRLTLGDQHWDAEGTSIKKAQHSAASCALAETTLPKPSHRSPRHPGKNPDNVTHTVELNALCMKLGKKPIYKPIDAYHGMRPAFNYNIRTPGPYTRSMQHYYYPFPPVGPVLYHMELSIGGQQFHGKGRTRQAAKHDAAAKAIKYLQKEPIMQQLAEMKEEPVQENLNKSEISQVFEIALKRNLPVNFEVLKETGPPHMKSFVVRVTVGEFSGEGEGKSKKIAKKLAAIAVLEELRRLPQLPVTDKIPLRIKKKSKSIIKLQTSPEYGQGMNPISRLAQIQQAKKEKEPEYTLVTERGLPRRREFVMQVSVAGQNAEGMGPSKKVAKRNAAEKMLELLGFKVPQPQPPKPALKTDEKAPAKKPGDGRKVTFFEPGSVEKAGLAVNKEEDFRLPFLSHQQLPAGILPMVPEVAQAVGANQGPHAKDYGRTAAPNPAKATVTAMIANELLYAGTSPTAEGILKTKNSLAHRPHGPLTRPSEQLSYLATVQGLQVEYKDFPKNNKNEFVSLINCSSQPPLISHGIGKDVESCHDMAALNILKLLSELDQQSNERTANGPMSGCNKQDLEGDALLKPANSSTIGKTLDGTV, encoded by the exons atgtcACAGCTTCAGTTCCAGGCACCTGCCAACCCTGCACCCAGTGCCGCCCCTTTACAGCTGGCCCCGCCCCAACCCGGGTTCAGCATTCCCTGTGCCACTGCTCCCTTACCCTCAGAGAGTGCCAGTCACCCATTACGAAACTCCGCCCTGCCTTCTGCCTCTGCCACGCCCTTCTGCAACCCCACAG taTCTAACATGGCAAACCCTAAAGAGAAGACCCCAATGTGTCTGGTTAATGAGTTAGCCCGTTACAATAAGATCCAACCTGAATACAAGCTACTCAGTGAACAAGGACCAGCCCACTCCAAG ATTTTCTCAGTGCGGTTAACTCTGGGGGATCAGCACTGGGATGCAGAGGGGACCAGTATCAAAAAAGCCCAGCACTCAGCAGCATCATGTGCCCTTGCCGAAACTACTCTCCCCAAACCCAGTCACAGAAGTCCCCGCCACCCTGGCAAGAACCCAG ATAACGTAACCCACACTGTGGAGCTTAATGCACTTTGTATGAAGTTGGGCAAGAAGCCCATCTATAAGCCTATAGATGCCTACCATGGGATGAGACCAGCATTCAACTACAACATCAGAACACCAGGCCCTTACACGCGCTCCATGCAACA TTATTACTACCCATTTCCTCCTGTGGGGCCAGTACTGTATCACATGGAGTTGTCTATCGGTGGACAACAGTTCCACGGCAAGGGCCGCACGCGTCAAGCAGCCAAACACGATGCTGCGGCCAAAGCTATCAAATATCTGCAGAAAGAGCCAATAATGCAGCAACTGGCTGAA ATGAAAGAAGAGCCAGTACAAGAAAACCTTAACAAGTCTGAGATCAGCCAAGTGTTCGAGATTGCACTGAAGCGCAACTTGCCTGTGAATTTCGAG GTGCTAAAAGAGACTGGGCCTCCTCACATGAAGAGCTTCGTGGTGAGGGTAACAGTGGGCGAGTTTTCAGGGGAGGGGGAGGGCAAAAGCAAGAAGATCGCCAAGAAGCTAGCTGCCATCGCTGTGCTGGAGGAGCTCCGCAGACTGCCTCAACTACCTGTTACAGACAAGATACCACTAcgcattaaaaagaaaagcaagtCCATTATTAAG CTGCAGACCAGTCCAGAGTATGGTCAGGGCATGAACCCCATCAGCAGACTGGCTCAAATCCAGCAGgctaagaaagaaaaagagccTGAGTACACCTTAGTTACGGAGAGAGGTCTGCCTCGACGCAGGGAGTTTGTCATGCAG GTGTCAGTTGCAGGTCAGAATGCAGAGGGAATGGGTCCTAGTAAAAAAGTGGCCAAGCGAAATGCAGCCGAGAAGATGCTGGAGCTTCTGGGCTTCAAAGTGCCTCAGCCACAACCACCCAAACCGGCATTGAAAACAGATGAGAAA GCACCTGCTAAGAAACCTGGAGATGGACGAAAAGTGACCTTCTTTGAACCGGGATCTGTGGAAAAGGCCGGTCTTG CAGTCAATAAGGAGGAGGATTTCCGACTTCCCTTTCTCAGCCATCAGCAGCTTCCTGCTGGCATTTTACCCATGGTGCCTGAGGTGGCACAGGCGGTGGGTGCCAACCAGGGACCCCATGCAAAAGACTATGGTCGCACAGCTGCCCCCAACCCAGCCAAGGCCACAGTAACGGCCATGATTGCCAATGAGCTGCTGTACGCTGGCACGTCCCCGACTGCGGAGGGTATACTAAAGACCAAAAACAGCTTGGCACACAGACCCCATGGACCCCTTACCAGACCATCCGAACAGCTCAGCTACCTGGCCACTGTACAGGGATTACAG gTTGAATATAAAGACTTTCCCAAAAATAACAAGAATGAGTTTGTGTCTCTGATCAACTGCTcctctcagccccctctcatcAGCCATGGCATTGGCAAGGATGTGGAGTCCTGCCATGACATG
- the stau1 gene encoding double-stranded RNA-binding protein Staufen homolog 1 isoform X4, producing the protein MSQLQFQAPANPAPSAAPLQLAPPQPGFSIPCATAPLPSESASHPLRNSALPSASATPFCNPTVSNMANPKEKTPMCLVNELARYNKIQPEYKLLSEQGPAHSKIFSVRLTLGDQHWDAEGTSIKKAQHSAASCALAETTLPKPSHRSPRHPGKNPDNVTHTVELNALCMKLGKKPIYKPIDAYHGMRPAFNYNIRTPGPYTRSMQHYYYPFPPVGPVLYHMELSIGGQQFHGKGRTRQAAKHDAAAKAIKYLQKEPIMQQLAEMKEEPVQENLNKSEISQVFEIALKRNLPVNFEVLKETGPPHMKSFVVRVTVGEFSGEGEGKSKKIAKKLAAIAVLEELRRLPQLPVTDKIPLRIKKKSKSIIKLQTSPEYGQGMNPISRLAQIQQAKKEKEPEYTLVTERGLPRRREFVMQVSVAGQNAEGMGPSKKVAKRNAAEKMLELLGFKVPQPQPPKPALKTDEKAPAKKPGDGRKVTFFEPGSVEKAGLVNKEEDFRLPFLSHQQLPAGILPMVPEVAQAVGANQGPHAKDYGRTAAPNPAKATVTAMIANELLYAGTSPTAEGILKTKNSLAHRPHGPLTRPSEQLSYLATVQGLQVEYKDFPKNNKNEFVSLINCSSQPPLISHGIGKDVESCHDMAALNILKLLSELDQQSNERTANGPMSGCNKQDLEGDALLKPANSSTIGKTLDGTV; encoded by the exons atgtcACAGCTTCAGTTCCAGGCACCTGCCAACCCTGCACCCAGTGCCGCCCCTTTACAGCTGGCCCCGCCCCAACCCGGGTTCAGCATTCCCTGTGCCACTGCTCCCTTACCCTCAGAGAGTGCCAGTCACCCATTACGAAACTCCGCCCTGCCTTCTGCCTCTGCCACGCCCTTCTGCAACCCCACAG taTCTAACATGGCAAACCCTAAAGAGAAGACCCCAATGTGTCTGGTTAATGAGTTAGCCCGTTACAATAAGATCCAACCTGAATACAAGCTACTCAGTGAACAAGGACCAGCCCACTCCAAG ATTTTCTCAGTGCGGTTAACTCTGGGGGATCAGCACTGGGATGCAGAGGGGACCAGTATCAAAAAAGCCCAGCACTCAGCAGCATCATGTGCCCTTGCCGAAACTACTCTCCCCAAACCCAGTCACAGAAGTCCCCGCCACCCTGGCAAGAACCCAG ATAACGTAACCCACACTGTGGAGCTTAATGCACTTTGTATGAAGTTGGGCAAGAAGCCCATCTATAAGCCTATAGATGCCTACCATGGGATGAGACCAGCATTCAACTACAACATCAGAACACCAGGCCCTTACACGCGCTCCATGCAACA TTATTACTACCCATTTCCTCCTGTGGGGCCAGTACTGTATCACATGGAGTTGTCTATCGGTGGACAACAGTTCCACGGCAAGGGCCGCACGCGTCAAGCAGCCAAACACGATGCTGCGGCCAAAGCTATCAAATATCTGCAGAAAGAGCCAATAATGCAGCAACTGGCTGAA ATGAAAGAAGAGCCAGTACAAGAAAACCTTAACAAGTCTGAGATCAGCCAAGTGTTCGAGATTGCACTGAAGCGCAACTTGCCTGTGAATTTCGAG GTGCTAAAAGAGACTGGGCCTCCTCACATGAAGAGCTTCGTGGTGAGGGTAACAGTGGGCGAGTTTTCAGGGGAGGGGGAGGGCAAAAGCAAGAAGATCGCCAAGAAGCTAGCTGCCATCGCTGTGCTGGAGGAGCTCCGCAGACTGCCTCAACTACCTGTTACAGACAAGATACCACTAcgcattaaaaagaaaagcaagtCCATTATTAAG CTGCAGACCAGTCCAGAGTATGGTCAGGGCATGAACCCCATCAGCAGACTGGCTCAAATCCAGCAGgctaagaaagaaaaagagccTGAGTACACCTTAGTTACGGAGAGAGGTCTGCCTCGACGCAGGGAGTTTGTCATGCAG GTGTCAGTTGCAGGTCAGAATGCAGAGGGAATGGGTCCTAGTAAAAAAGTGGCCAAGCGAAATGCAGCCGAGAAGATGCTGGAGCTTCTGGGCTTCAAAGTGCCTCAGCCACAACCACCCAAACCGGCATTGAAAACAGATGAGAAA GCACCTGCTAAGAAACCTGGAGATGGACGAAAAGTGACCTTCTTTGAACCGGGATCTGTGGAAAAGGCCGGTCTTG TCAATAAGGAGGAGGATTTCCGACTTCCCTTTCTCAGCCATCAGCAGCTTCCTGCTGGCATTTTACCCATGGTGCCTGAGGTGGCACAGGCGGTGGGTGCCAACCAGGGACCCCATGCAAAAGACTATGGTCGCACAGCTGCCCCCAACCCAGCCAAGGCCACAGTAACGGCCATGATTGCCAATGAGCTGCTGTACGCTGGCACGTCCCCGACTGCGGAGGGTATACTAAAGACCAAAAACAGCTTGGCACACAGACCCCATGGACCCCTTACCAGACCATCCGAACAGCTCAGCTACCTGGCCACTGTACAGGGATTACAG gTTGAATATAAAGACTTTCCCAAAAATAACAAGAATGAGTTTGTGTCTCTGATCAACTGCTcctctcagccccctctcatcAGCCATGGCATTGGCAAGGATGTGGAGTCCTGCCATGACATG